A single window of Drosophila suzukii chromosome 3, CBGP_Dsuzu_IsoJpt1.0, whole genome shotgun sequence DNA harbors:
- the LOC108014723 gene encoding uncharacterized protein codes for MVLNPRCWPIKEKTFVVFCRGKHERMPKATKRPTSQLQYHNQDQNHTYSFFHVENDTRAFFISIGRSRLYHKDWFLVDERGKFLQNGTSIYDYYTKFDCVYKRIRFLERLLRECLDKENRTQENFTNPELMAIHFPETKAPTYTVSIGESILCFNWVLCFLGLLLLLCCLK; via the coding sequence ATGGTGCTAAATCCACGATGCTGGCCCATCAAGGAGAAGACATTCGTCGTCTTCTGCCGCGGAAAACACGAGAGAATGCCAAAGGCAACTAAAAGGCCAACTTCCCAGCTTCAGTACCACAACCAGGACCAAAATCACACGTATTCCTTTTTCCACGTAGAGAATGATACTCGAGCCTTCTTCATCTCGATTGGGAGGAGTCGGCTGTACCACAAGGATTGGTTTCTAGTGGACGAGAGGGGGAAGTTCCTCCAAAACGGAACATCCATCTACGACTACTACACAAAATTTGACTGCGTTTACAAAAGGATTCGGTTTCTAGAAAGACTGCTTAGAGAATGCTTGGATAAGGAAAATAGAACACAAGAGAACTTTACGAACCCCGAGCTGATGGCTATACATTTTCCCGAAACCAAAGCTCCCACCTACACGGTGTCCATAGGCGAGAGTATCCTATGTTTTAACTGGGTACTATGCTTTCTGGGGCTATTGCTTCTGCTGTGCTGCCTGAAATAA
- the LOC108014724 gene encoding uncharacterized protein — MDSLENDQEEVRHQPRVSMSYGSVATSPGSQENHSQYAMYYNQQRDSGLSDSYMLMTPFLSSPQNHSHTHSPPTYTALVAPRRESNAGFESMAGRCDKCSSLVGLCRCESSVVASTSSRYADSTQDPAQFLEQPSSSTAAAAAANPPADHAIPRPKRKKTEPLTMEQDGDNAGDAVVASISGTWPAGAMEEHAMDATAVVYEMPSSSLQLSNSSFETSASAVNAYDDVTSSASDTEHGQFANTRTTNTTTTTSAVQVHKKKASRSSEASNSSSAAVDPDATPSTSAQSRRRQVNHFSYRSSRALEPENESSDDGWDLRVHNPAPPIEPTVTIIRGGRRSIETEAGHTDHTYYNSRRPVAGAPPDSTYMRAAYCSTATHTTRSVDYGSHIGQRPPAAGSPSTTSEQGQGQEQQQQQQQQLHPEEENRQEQRPEEPRGQDMRSVYGAHGDSGMAWSRVRLADDAVPPRKQPRLELSGRTRSKLSSTNYNSFHPGRSRHRTFAEHQGSSSGQQHNPISFPQASTPNANGPCVITYVGRPRERQPSMDLSNLPSTSTGRRGSHENRGDAVVLTAPDLQLDDWSSDDDDDDVVFVHSTREPILSIDLTSDDDGLANDTQLQRDRERGRERERERDRERERFRNGTQHNPEEPSDERRPVFNYAYTLPYARRTDRRTDANQDGTSAFAFYSGALADRAAISDHNYSYELDQLMDPNASHFYPPRCSSMDPQRYFLPINESSMWMQGHPQAPPPPPPMPPILLPDNSSADAFLRHQQRTLTSTPSSSAGQTSSQQARRRRSSPANVYHRYHPYYLPHYAITTLPTVMEADYSPSLQPHPHFQGGQGGSSRSSLSGALNAAAVAATAAAAQAQTFSDLLSQAHNEGRAAALEASMEGNRTPPHVMVHPQQHQRQTINPPAPGAASNGNLGTPVSPPPPLEMYSGRSTIPHCGSPPFSVRRSEAAYSNRQHYQPQPHQGHQAPQNQMHAHIHPPHRASAIVATSLTPAPPYPVHQNLWYRQQSMQEMHRRHMTPTPIDLSSNAPLLTSTLRNGYLHSICSCVHARNGPVSSLDPAYYPPYDAATSAAAPPPPQQQAPATSGAAGSNGAPPPGTRNMQLHQQQPQGQQSPPVLHHLQRQRAIHHHMFHHHYSPLHLEIGLATPLSLGSRILIGPPRPNRGATLETIERNTLPHKYRRVRRPSETDEDAEKCAICLTLFEIENEVRRLPCMHLFHTDCVDQWLVTNKHCPICRVDIETHMANDAMAPSSTGVTDAANTAAL, encoded by the exons ATGGATAGCTTGGAGAATGACCAGGAGGAGGTGCGCCACCAGCCGAGGGTCTCCATGTCGTACGGCAGTGTGGCGACGAGTCCGGGCAGTCAGGAGAACC ATTCCCAGTATGCCATGTACTACAATCAGCAGCGAGATAGTGGGCTTTCGGATAGCTACATGCTGATGACGCCGTTCCTGTCCAGTCCGCAGAACCACAGCCACACCCATTCGCCGCCCACGTACACCGCCCTGGTGGCACCACGTCGCGAATCCAACGCGGGATTCGAGTCCATGGCTGGGCGGTGCGACAAATGCAGTTCGCTGGTCGGACTCTGCCGCTGCGAATCGTCGGTGGTGGCCAGCACCAGCAGTCGATATGCGGACTCCACCCAGGATCCGGCACAGTTCCTAGAGCAGCCCTCCTCCTCCacagcagcggcggcggctgcCAATCCGCCCGCTGACCATGCCATTCCACGACCCAAGCGAAAGAAGACTGAGCCGCTGACCATGGAACAGGACGGTGACAATGCTGGCGACGCGGTGGTGGCCTCCATCAGCGGCACTTGGCCCGCCGGCGCCATGGAGGAGCATGCCATGGATGCCACGGCGGTGGTGTACGAGATGCCCTCCAGTTCACTGCAGCTAAGCAACAGCTCATTCGAAACCTCGGCAAGTGCCGTGAATGCTTACGACGATGTGACATCCAGTGCCTCGGACACGGAGCATGGTCAGTTCGCCAATACGCGCACCACCAACACCACGACTACCACGTCGGCAGTGCAGGTGCACAAAAAGAAGGCTAGCCGCTCCAGCGaagcctccaactcctcaagCGCAGCCGTGGATCCCGATGCCACGCCGAGCACGAGTGCGCAGTCGAGGAGGCGGCAGGTGAATCACTTCTCGTACCGCAGCTCTAGAGCCTTAGAGCCGGAGAATGAGAGCAGCGACGATGGTTGGGATCTGCGTGTTCACAATCCGGCCCCACCAATCGAGCCCACTGTGACGATTATACGAGGTGGTAGACGATCCATTGAGACGGAGGCTGGACACACGGATCACACCTACTACAACAGCCGCCGTCCAGTGGCTGGAGCTCCACCAGATAGCACGTATATGCGAGCAGCGTACTGCTCCACGGCCACCCATACCACGCGCAGTGTTGATTATGGATCTCACATCGGCCAGAGGCCGCCTGCGGCTGGATCGCCGTCCACAACATCGGAGCAGGGGCAGGgacaggagcagcagcagcagcaacaacaacaacttcaTCCAGAGGAGGAGAATCGACAGGAGCAGCGCCCTGAGGAGCCGCGTGGTCAAGACATGCGGAGTGTGTACGGCGCTCACGGCGATTCTGGAATGGCATGGAGTCGTGTGCGCCTCGCAGACGATGCTGTGCCGCCCCGGAAGCAGCCGCGCCTGGAACTCTCTGGGAGGACGCGCTCCAAACTGTCGTCAACGAATTACAATTCGTTCCATCCGGGAAGGAGCAGGCATCGCACCTTTGCGGAGCACCAGGGCAGCAGTTCTGGGCAGCAGCACAATCCCATATCATTTCCACAGGCTTCGACGCCAAATGCGAATGGGCCCTGTGTGATAACCTACGTCGGCCGACCAAGGGAGAGGCAGCCCTCCATGGATCTCAGCAATCTTCCGTCCACTTCCACGGGCAGGCGTGGCAGTCACGAGAACCGTGGGGATGCTGTTGTGCTGACTGCTCCCGATTTGCAGCTTGACGATTGGTCATcggatgacgatgatgatgatgtggTCTTTGTGCACTCCACCCGTGAGCCTATTCTCTCGATTGATTTGACTTCAGATGACGATGGCCTCGCCAATGATACGCAATTGCAAAGGGATAGGGAGCGGGGACGAGAAAGGGAACGCGAGCGAGACCGGGAACGAGAACGATTCCGGAATGGGACTCAACACAATCCGGAGGAACCAAGTGACGAGAGAAGACCCGTATTTAACTATGCCTACACATTGCCATATGCTCGCCGGACTGATCGTCGGACGGATGCAAACCAGGATGGCACCTCGGCATTCGCATTTTATAGCGGCGCTCTAGCGGATCGGGCTGCCATTTCGGATCACAACTACAGCTACGAGCTGGACCAGCTGATGGATCCCAATGCCAGCCACTTCTACCCGCCGCGCTGTTCCAGCATGGATCCGCAGCGCTACTTCCTTCCGATCAACGAGTCCTCCATGTGGATGCAAGGCCATCCACAGGCTCCACCGCCTCCTCCGCCAATGCCACCGATCTTGCTTCCGGATAACTCTTCCGCTGACGCATTTTTACGCCACCAGCAGCGGACGCTCACCTCCACGCCGAGCAGCTCCGCCGGGCAGACATCTTCGCAGCAAGCTCGACGGAGGCGCAGCAGTCCAGCGAACGTGTATCACCGCTACCATCCGTACTATCTGCCCCACTATGCGATCACAACGCTGCCAACTGTGATGGAGGCCGACTACTCGCCCAGTCTTCAGCCACATCCCCACTTTCAGGGCGGTCAAGGCGGGAGCAGTCGGAGTTCATTGAGTGGAGCTTTGaatgctgctgcggtggcagCCACAGCGGCTGCGGCCCAGGCGCAAACGTTCAGTGATCTGCTATCACAGGCGCATAACGAAGGGAGGGCAGCGGCATTGGAGGCCAGTATGGAAGGCAACCGGACGCCTCCTCATGTCATGGTGCATCCACAGCAGCACCAGCGGCAAACCATCAATCCGCCTGCGCCGGGAGCAGCATCGAATGGCAACCTGGGGACACCTGTCTCCCCGCCACCACCGTTGGAAATGTACTCTGGTCGGAGCACCATTCCGCACTGCGGATCTCCGCCGTTCAGTGTGCGACGCTCAGAGGCCGCCTACAGCAATCGACAGCACTATCAACCGCAGCCTCATCAAGGCCACCAGGCGCCTCAGAACCAGATGCATGCTCATATTCATCCGCCTCATCGGGCCAGTGCCATTGTGGCGACCTCGCTGACGCCCGCTCCTCCATATCCAGTGCATCAAAACCTCTGGTACCGTCAGCAGAGCATGCAGGAGATGCATCGTCGCCACATGACGCCCACGCCCATCGATCTTTCCTCGAATGCTCCGCTCCTGACGAGCACGCTGCGAAACGGGTACCTGCACAGCATCTGCAGCTGTGTGCATGCGAGGAATGGTCCGGTGTCCAGTCTGGATCCCGCCTACTATCCGCCGTATGATGCTGCAACGTCGGCTGCTGCTCCACCACCACCTCAGCAGCAGGCACCAGCCACATCCGGCGCTGCTGGTAGTAACGGAGCACCGCCGCCGGGTACGAGAAACATGCAGCTCCATCAACAGCAACCACAGGGTCAGCAATCGCCGCCGGTTCTGCATCACCTGCAGCGTCAGCGGGCTATCCACCACCACATGTTCCACCACCACTACTCGCCGCTACATCTGGAGATCGGGCTGGCCACGCCGCTCTCCCTGGGCTCCCGCATCTTAATCGGACCACCTCGTCCCAACCGGGGAGCTACTTTG GAAACCATCGAGAGGAACACCTTGCCCCACAAATACCGACGTGTCAGGAGGCCCAGCGAGACGGACGAAGATGCGGAGAAGTGTGCTATCTGTCTGACCCTCTTTGAGATCGAGAACGAAGTGCG CCGCCTGCCATGCATGCACCTCTTCCACACGGACTGCGTGGATCAGTGGCTGGTCACCAACAAGCACTGCCCCATCTGTCGCGTCGACATCGAAACCCACATGGCCAACGATGCCATGGCACCCAGCTCCACTGGGGTGACAGATGCCGCCAACACCGCCGCCTTATGA